CGGTAAAGCATGTTGATCTCTCGGGCAAACAAATCACGGAGAGGAAGCACAACAGGAATTTCTCATCTAGCATCAACGTACTAGATCCGCAGGTAATGAATATCCTTGACCCTCTAAAATAATGGAAACAAGAAACATCACATAAGCTCGTTTCTCAAGTAGAATGAAAGAAAGAGGACAAACATAAGGTCATAACACACAAGGATTACGACGAAGTGAAAGCAACATGGTTTGATATAATACAGGAGCAATGTGAAGATGAATCATATGATCCGCATAATTACAATAAGAAGAGGACTACAAAATTACTCCATTATTGAGAAATCAGAAAGCTAAGATggcataaaagaaaaaataaagacaaaattgaaattaattacatCTCTTAAAAAAAGTCATAGATAAGAGAATAAGAAAGCATGCTCTTTACAATCCATCATGTTAGTGCATCTCCAGCACCATAAGATGAACTTATGCACTGAGCTTCCTCTATGTCCACCTGAGATGAGTTTGTCAAATGGGGTGCCCATGCTTCAAGCTTCTCCTTGAAGTTACAAAGTGTAACCTTTACAAAGGAAGTTGTTTCCTCAGATTCAGCTGCGGCTTCAGCAACACTTATAAATTGATTGCATAAGGATTCAAGCCTTTGCATTTGAGGTTTAAGGTGCTGAACACAATAACTGGTTTTGACATAAACATACTTCCTCCTCAAGTTTTTCCTCCACCTATCCAAAACATAACTACCCGGTACTTCCTTTACTCGTTCTTGTGATAGTATGGCAAGTGAGTGCCTACAAAGTATCCCTCTGAAGTCAAACAAGCGGCAATCACACTTTACATCACAAGTCACTCTGTTATATGTTACTTCAACCACGTATTCCCTAGGCATATCACCGATTATCACATCCTCAACAACATTATAGTGACAAATAGAACCATCAACTCGGTCAACAGAAACATTACAATCAGCCTTTCCAACAAACTCATCTTGAACCTCTTGAAATTTTGCATTAGTGTATGCAGATTGAAACTGCCGCTCAATGAGAGATTGGGTAATACAAGCCTTAGTGCTACAAGATGAATGTACATCAGCTACGTACTCCTGCTCTGCCTTGTACTGCAAAGTATTATCATATTGATCAACAAATTGCTTCAAAGTTGTGTGCTGGTTTACATATCCATCAAAAAAGGCATGCATGCTCTCATTAAGTAGATTAACGGACATTCCAGCCCAAAAACTACTTCTGACAAAGGAAGGAACCCAGTGATGCCGCTCAAGAAACAATTCATTCAACCACTCATTGTCCTCAAGGCCAAAATCCTCCACAATCTTCATCCAATTCCTCTCAAACTCATCTGTTGAGACTGCATCATACACAACATTCTGCAAATGGTGTTTTATGGACTCGTACTGAGGATATCTCTGTAGCTTTTGGGGAAGTTTTTTCATTATATACGATAAACACCAACGATGTCGAGTGGATGGGAGCACAGTTTCAATCGCCTTTTGCATGGCCTCGCAATGATTTGTTATAATTCCTTGTGGGGGAACACCAGACATGCAATGTAGCAATGATTGAAAGAGCCAAACAAATGACTCCAAGTCTTCACTTGACAACAACGCACAGCCAAAAAGTACAGATTGCCCATGATGGTTTACTCCAACAAAAGTTACAAGTGGCATTTTGTATTGATTAAAGAGATATGCAGTATCAACAGTCAGCACATCACCAAATGATTCGTATGCAGCCCGACTTCTCCCATCAGCCCAAAAGACATTCCTCacgctgaagaaatcatcaatgTCAACCGTATAAAAGAAGTTGCTATCTTGTTTTTGCATCCTACCAAAATACTTTTGAAGGGCCTCACTATCTCCATTCTCCCCAAGCAAATGCCTTCTTTTCTTAGTGTAGTTTCTGCAGTCACTTTGACTTGACGTCCTCTTAACACACACGTCAACATTCTTCTGACCCGATATCTTCTTACTCCGCATGTCAATATTCTTTAAGATTCCATGTGAACTCAATTCATGATTGTGACTGAGAGTAACCGTGTTTACTCGGCAGGTCCCATCCTTATTCAATGTCACAGTTATCTTGGCTTCACAATTCGGTTTCATGTACGTACTTATTCCTCCTTTATTACTTCCTCCAGATCCAGAGCATTGAAGTATTAAATATTTAACTCTGCCATCACGTCCCTTTCTTGAGGTTCTAGTCATGACCCGGAAGCCTAATTGGCTGGCAAATTCTTTGTAATATGATCTGACTTCATCCTCTGAACTAAATATCATCCCGGGCTGTGGCACATGAAGATCATCATTTTCATCAAAAGGAAGGACTTCAGCCTTACATTCTGCCAGTAAAAGTGGAGTCAAGGTTTCCTGACACCCACTAGAATTATTATCTAATGGGGCATGCGAATCTGTATCACAGTCATCACCCATTTCCTGAATGAAAGGAAAGCAACCGTGTCAAAATTCATGACCTTTAGAAATCTAAGCATATAACTTCAACACAGTAGCTTGCTTTCATAAGTTTCATTAGCTAAAATAATAATCACACCTTCAAGAACCAAGATAACTTCCAGGTTTACAAATCCTCAAAGAAAGGTAGGGCTATAGTGATGTGCTCCTGAAGCTGGATTCAAAGTGAAAACTAACAACCTTATAAAGTAAGAGCTACATcatcaaattaattaaaatatatacaaatatattGCATTATTTGTCCTAAATTAACAAATGAACAATTATCACAAAATCAAAAGTGTAAATTGCAGCAGCAAAACTAAAAATTATCTGTATAATAAGGAAAAAGGGTATGCTAACCAGGGGTCTTATTGGTTAAgaataaaaatacaaataattttacaatttaagaaaaaaaaactttcataaatatttattatttttaaaacctTTTAAGCAATTATTATAATTTGGCTATAACATaacttaaataataataataataataacaacaacaacaatagtaataataataaggcttattttccgatgtatcaaaaataataataaggcttaattgtacttttggtTCCTCAAGTTTTGACTAAGGGTGATTTTAGTACCCCAAGAAAAATTGTTGCATGtcaattttttaagaaaaatctTCACAAATTGAGCAAACGTAATTATTGTACATGTTATTCCCATCAAAACCACtactaaaaatattaaatttcaataaaaaattctAAATTCTAAATTTCCCACGTCTTTAAACCTTAATTTCATTTCCTTCAAAATTTAACAacttttcacaatttttttatttttagattttaaaattgtataaaccctaaaatatttgagaagaaaatgaaaatgaaatgataTTATACATATGGGAATCGATAGAGGGACCAATTTTACTTAATTTCAAAAGTAGAGAGACTTGAAtagctcaaaaaaaaaaacaggggaCCAAAATTGGATATAGTCTAAATTAAGGGGACTAAAATTGCAATTTAAGTCTGAAAGTGAAGAGAAATGGAAAAAACGAGATAGAGAAATTGATAAATTACCTAAAGCTGAAAATGCTGGTTGTTGAATTCTGTGTTCCTATGCAGTGCGAGGAGGCAAAGATTGTAATCACTGCTGTGAagactgaagaagaaggaggaggaggaaacgCAGCGTTTAAGAATTGGGCGTTTAGGTTTCCATTACTACACTCCTCCGATCCAGTGTTGTGTGACTGTGAGGGAGTTTGTAGTGATTAATTACGACATGAAATAACCTTTGACAAGTGCCAAAGCATGCTACAACATAGAATAGAACTGAGAGTGACACActtctgttctgttctgttca
This is a stretch of genomic DNA from Lotus japonicus ecotype B-129 chromosome 1, LjGifu_v1.2. It encodes these proteins:
- the LOC130730169 gene encoding protein FAR1-RELATED SEQUENCE 6-like — its product is MGDDCDTDSHAPLDNNSSGCQETLTPLLLAECKAEVLPFDENDDLHVPQPGMIFSSEDEVRSYYKEFASQLGFRVMTRTSRKGRDGRVKYLILQCSGSGGSNKGGISTYMKPNCEAKITVTLNKDGTCRVNTVTLSHNHELSSHGILKNIDMRSKKISGQKNVDVCVKRTSSQSDCRNYTKKRRHLLGENGDSEALQKYFGRMQKQDSNFFYTVDIDDFFSVRNVFWADGRSRAAYESFGDVLTVDTAYLFNQYKMPLVTFVGVNHHGQSVLFGCALLSSEDLESFVWLFQSLLHCMSGVPPQGIITNHCEAMQKAIETVLPSTRHRWCLSYIMKKLPQKLQRYPQYESIKHHLQNVVYDAVSTDEFERNWMKIVEDFGLEDNEWLNELFLERHHWVPSFVRSSFWAGMSVNLLNESMHAFFDGYVNQHTTLKQFVDQYDNTLQYKAEQEYVADVHSSCSTKACITQSLIERQFQSAYTNAKFQEVQDEFVGKADCNVSVDRVDGSICHYNVVEDVIIGDMPREYVVEVTYNRVTCDVKCDCRLFDFRGILCRHSLAILSQERVKEVPGSYVLDRWRKNLRRKYVYVKTSYCVQHLKPQMQRLESLCNQFISVAEAAAESEETTSFVKVTLCNFKEKLEAWAPHLTNSSQVDIEEAQCISSSYGAGDALT